The following proteins come from a genomic window of Nitrosopumilaceae archaeon AB1(1):
- a CDS encoding malate dehydrogenase, which produces MITIIGSGKVGGDAAMFCALKKLDKEILLLDIAKGLPQGEAMDINHMLSEYGIDCNVKGSNNYEDMKGSDVVVIVAGSGRKPGMTRMDLLKINAGIVKDITINIKKYASDSIIIPVTNPLDPITHITYKTSGFDKSRVFGMGGMLDLSRFKQFIHESTNYSRGVIEALVIGEHGENMLPLIRFATVAGIPLQDLIADDKQKQIIQDTKNVAAKIIELKGVTVHAPGNAISAMIEAIIHDKKRVIPVSAYLNGEYGYSDVCVGVPAVIGRNGIEKIITLNLNEEEKGIMNAAVENVKKSLNGIDL; this is translated from the coding sequence ATGATAACTATCATAGGTAGTGGAAAAGTGGGCGGAGATGCTGCCATGTTTTGTGCGTTAAAAAAACTAGATAAAGAGATTTTACTTTTAGATATTGCAAAGGGACTACCACAGGGTGAGGCAATGGATATTAATCATATGCTATCTGAGTATGGCATAGATTGTAACGTTAAAGGATCAAATAATTATGAAGATATGAAAGGTTCAGATGTTGTTGTAATAGTTGCAGGATCTGGAAGAAAGCCTGGAATGACTAGAATGGATTTGTTAAAAATTAATGCAGGAATAGTAAAAGATATCACAATTAATATAAAAAAATATGCTAGTGATTCTATAATAATTCCAGTTACAAATCCACTAGATCCTATCACACACATTACCTACAAGACATCAGGTTTTGATAAAAGTAGAGTGTTTGGAATGGGTGGCATGCTAGACTTGTCTAGATTCAAGCAATTCATTCATGAATCTACGAATTATTCTAGGGGTGTGATAGAGGCACTAGTAATTGGAGAGCACGGTGAGAATATGCTTCCACTAATTAGATTTGCAACGGTAGCGGGGATACCACTACAAGATCTCATTGCAGATGACAAACAGAAACAAATTATTCAGGATACAAAAAATGTGGCAGCGAAGATCATCGAGTTGAAAGGAGTGACAGTACATGCACCCGGAAATGCAATATCTGCAATGATTGAGGCCATCATACATGACAAAAAACGAGTAATACCAGTATCAGCATATCTTAATGGAGAGTATGGGTATTCTGATGTCTGTGTCGGAGTGCCAGCGGTGATTGGAAGAAATGGTATTGAGAAGATCATAACACTGAATTTAAACGAGGAAGAGAAAGGTATTATGAATGCGGCAGTAGAGAATGTAAAGAAATCACTTAATGGCATAGACCTTTAG
- the larC gene encoding nickel pincer cofactor biosynthesis protein LarC: MVLVIDAQIAGISGDMLLCSLVHLGADSSKIIHGVKHAVTFLPNSSINDIEFVKVNKGGIQATSLKLDITNDTDSRSGKDMITCITQAIESLQLSDSAKQFTKSCIIHLINAESKIHGVSPDSVHLHEASSIDTIVDIVGCAIALDDLGIFGDVVISTPVAVGGKSVTFSHGVMSNPASAILEIFSQTSTNIVGGPVDVELTTPTGAALLVNLATLHQKFYPTMNVDTVGYGAGSRDLDGVSNVLKLVRGNITDNHDSINILETNLDDVSGELLGHLIDTLMSNGAVDVTIAAGITKKSRPTHLVTVLCMPSNTEKLLELLLSETRTLGVRVKSSERFVHLRDVQSVDVIINGETFTIQCKVFDGHMKPEFDDVAKIAKKLNMPLIDINEMILTQLGNK, encoded by the coding sequence ATGGTTCTTGTAATTGATGCTCAAATTGCAGGCATATCCGGCGATATGTTGCTATGCTCTCTTGTACACTTGGGGGCTGATTCATCTAAGATTATTCATGGTGTTAAACACGCTGTCACCTTTTTGCCAAATTCTTCTATTAATGATATCGAATTCGTCAAAGTGAATAAAGGAGGAATTCAAGCAACTAGTTTAAAATTAGATATTACTAATGATACAGATTCACGTAGCGGAAAGGATATGATTACTTGTATTACACAGGCAATTGAATCTCTACAACTCTCTGATTCTGCAAAACAATTTACTAAATCTTGTATTATTCATCTAATCAATGCCGAATCTAAAATACATGGCGTCTCACCTGATTCTGTTCATCTTCATGAGGCCTCTAGCATTGATACTATTGTAGATATTGTAGGATGTGCCATTGCACTTGATGATTTAGGTATATTTGGAGATGTCGTGATATCAACACCTGTAGCTGTGGGTGGAAAATCTGTTACTTTTTCACATGGAGTAATGTCTAATCCTGCTAGTGCAATTCTTGAAATTTTTTCTCAAACCTCTACAAATATTGTGGGCGGTCCTGTAGATGTGGAACTGACTACTCCTACAGGTGCTGCACTGCTTGTAAATCTTGCAACTCTTCATCAAAAATTTTATCCCACAATGAATGTAGATACCGTTGGATATGGAGCAGGCTCTCGTGATTTAGATGGAGTATCTAATGTACTGAAACTTGTTCGTGGAAACATTACTGATAATCATGATTCTATCAATATTCTTGAAACTAATCTTGATGATGTATCTGGTGAATTGCTGGGTCATCTGATTGATACCCTCATGAGTAATGGGGCAGTAGATGTTACCATTGCCGCAGGAATTACGAAAAAAAGTAGACCCACACACTTGGTGACTGTTTTGTGTATGCCATCGAACACTGAGAAACTTTTAGAACTACTGCTCTCTGAGACTCGTACACTAGGTGTACGTGTTAAATCCTCTGAAAGATTTGTGCATCTGCGTGATGTACAGTCAGTTGATGTAATAATTAATGGTGAAACATTTACAATACAATGCAAAGTATTTGACGGTCATATGAAACCAGAATTTGATGATGTTGCAAAGATTGCTAAAAAATTAAACATGCCACTAATAGATATTAATGAAATGATTCTCACACAACTTGGAAATAAATAA
- a CDS encoding DNA-directed RNA polymerase subunit B, translated as MSHPSNKRWPIIQDILSKEGIARQHLNSFNEFLDVGLQSIIDEADHIEIENTDYPYRIKLGKIKLQPPRMIELDGSITSIIPAEARLRNITYAAPLMMEASVVEDGKVLENKFINIGEVPIMIKSHACILNSLTDDKLIDYSEDSHDPGGYFIINGSERVVVGLEDLSYNKIIVDKEMISNKVVYKAKVYSSIVGYRAKLELIMKDDGLIVGRIPGSPVDIPVVTLMRALGMESNRDIATSVSLVDEIQESLEGSFEKASNVLTSKDAIVYISKRIAPGMLEEFQIKRAETLLDWGLLPHLGKRPENRKEKALFLGEAVCKLLELKLGWIIPDDKDHYGNKVIKFAGQMLGDIFRTAFRNLIRDMKYQLERSGQKRGINAVAAAVRPGIVTDKLNNAIATGNWGRGRVGVTQLLDRINYLSTISHLRRIQSPLSRTQPNFEARDLHATHFGRICPSETPEGSNCGLVKNLALSALISINVPSQTIIEKIYEIGVVGLTDSTDDVKKNSARIFVDGRFIGYYKDGIKLVESLRDMRRTGKIHPHISIAFSESEESKSTRRVYISCNAGRVMRPLIILENGQPLLTQVHLTKITKRVIQWTNLLNNGIIELIDANEEENCLVTLDEKDASGYTHMEIFPSAILGAGASIIPYPEHNQSPRNTYEAAMAKQSLGFSSPMMSTSTYVRQHFMVYPQTPMVTTKAMGLLGLEDCPAGQNCVVAVLPFDGYNIEDAIVLSQSSIDRGLARSFFYRIYDAEAKQYPGGKRDTFEIPSVEDDIRGYKGERAYHLLEADGVVSKESNVVGGDILIGKTSPPRFMGEFNEFETPGQTTRRDTSVGVRPSETGVVDTVIMTQSNEGGKMYKVRVRDMRAPEIGDKFAARHGQKGVLGILAKAEDLPYTAEGLSPDVLINPHAFPSRMTVGMFMESITGKAAALRGSQFDGSAFVGEKMDEVRKIMEVSGFKYSGKEVMYDGRTGKQFPVEVFIGVVYYQKLHHMVADKIHARARGQVQMLTKQPTEGRARGGGLRFGEMERDCIIAYGASMILKDRLLDESDKSDIYVCERCGLVAYHDVKQRKYVCRVCGDKSKVSSVSVAYAFKLLLQEMQSLNVAPRLIIQEKI; from the coding sequence ATGAGTCATCCATCAAACAAACGTTGGCCAATTATACAGGATATTTTATCCAAAGAGGGTATCGCACGTCAACATCTAAACTCATTTAATGAATTTTTAGATGTAGGGTTACAAAGTATAATTGATGAGGCTGATCATATTGAAATTGAAAATACAGATTATCCATATCGTATCAAGTTGGGTAAAATAAAACTTCAACCTCCACGTATGATTGAATTGGACGGCTCAATCACTAGTATAATTCCTGCCGAAGCACGTCTTCGAAATATTACATATGCTGCTCCACTTATGATGGAAGCTAGTGTTGTAGAGGATGGTAAAGTTTTAGAAAATAAATTCATCAATATTGGAGAGGTACCAATAATGATAAAGTCACATGCATGTATTTTGAATAGTTTAACTGATGATAAATTAATTGATTATAGTGAAGACTCTCATGATCCTGGAGGTTATTTCATCATAAATGGATCTGAGAGAGTTGTAGTAGGATTAGAGGATCTCTCTTACAATAAAATTATAGTAGACAAGGAGATGATATCCAACAAAGTTGTTTATAAAGCCAAAGTATACTCTTCAATCGTAGGTTATAGGGCTAAATTAGAATTAATTATGAAAGATGATGGTCTAATTGTAGGTAGAATCCCAGGCTCACCTGTTGATATTCCTGTAGTAACTCTGATGCGTGCACTTGGCATGGAATCAAATCGTGATATTGCCACATCTGTATCTCTTGTAGATGAAATACAAGAATCCTTAGAGGGATCATTTGAAAAGGCAAGCAATGTTTTGACATCCAAAGATGCGATTGTATACATTAGTAAAAGAATTGCGCCAGGAATGTTGGAAGAATTTCAAATAAAACGTGCAGAGACTCTACTTGATTGGGGATTGTTACCACACTTGGGTAAACGTCCAGAGAACCGTAAAGAAAAAGCTCTATTTTTGGGTGAGGCTGTATGTAAATTATTAGAATTAAAACTTGGTTGGATAATTCCTGATGACAAAGATCATTATGGTAATAAAGTGATTAAATTTGCCGGTCAAATGTTGGGTGATATTTTCCGAACTGCGTTTCGAAATTTAATCCGTGATATGAAATATCAACTAGAACGTTCTGGTCAAAAACGAGGAATCAATGCAGTAGCTGCCGCTGTTAGACCTGGCATAGTTACAGATAAACTCAACAATGCAATTGCAACAGGAAATTGGGGACGAGGTCGAGTTGGTGTAACTCAGCTTTTAGATAGAATAAACTACCTTTCAACAATAAGTCATCTGAGACGAATACAATCACCACTGAGTCGTACACAACCTAATTTTGAAGCACGTGATCTACACGCAACACACTTTGGCAGAATTTGTCCTAGTGAAACACCAGAAGGCTCAAACTGTGGTCTAGTAAAAAACTTGGCACTATCTGCATTAATATCAATTAATGTACCATCTCAGACTATCATAGAAAAAATCTATGAGATTGGTGTAGTGGGGTTGACCGATTCTACTGATGATGTAAAGAAAAACTCTGCAAGAATTTTTGTAGATGGACGATTCATTGGATATTATAAAGATGGTATCAAACTTGTTGAATCCTTACGTGATATGCGCAGAACAGGTAAAATACATCCACATATCAGCATTGCATTTAGTGAATCTGAAGAGTCAAAATCTACCCGACGTGTATACATAAGTTGTAACGCAGGTCGTGTTATGCGACCCTTGATTATTCTTGAAAATGGTCAACCTCTATTAACACAAGTCCATTTAACAAAAATCACCAAACGTGTAATTCAATGGACAAATCTTTTAAACAATGGTATAATTGAATTGATTGATGCAAACGAAGAAGAGAATTGTCTAGTAACACTTGATGAAAAAGATGCTTCTGGTTATACACATATGGAAATATTCCCATCGGCAATTCTTGGAGCCGGAGCTTCTATAATTCCATACCCTGAACATAATCAATCTCCAAGAAATACTTATGAGGCTGCTATGGCAAAACAGAGTCTTGGATTTTCAAGTCCAATGATGAGTACTAGTACATATGTTCGTCAACACTTTATGGTATATCCTCAAACTCCAATGGTAACTACAAAGGCTATGGGACTTTTAGGTCTAGAAGATTGTCCTGCTGGTCAAAATTGTGTAGTAGCTGTACTTCCATTTGATGGATATAATATTGAAGATGCCATCGTTCTTAGTCAGTCATCAATCGATCGTGGATTGGCAAGATCTTTCTTTTATCGAATTTATGATGCAGAGGCCAAGCAATATCCTGGTGGAAAGCGTGACACATTTGAAATTCCAAGCGTAGAGGATGATATTCGTGGTTACAAAGGAGAGCGTGCATATCATCTGTTAGAAGCTGACGGTGTAGTATCAAAAGAATCTAATGTTGTTGGTGGTGATATTTTGATTGGCAAGACTAGCCCACCTAGATTTATGGGTGAGTTTAACGAATTTGAGACTCCTGGTCAAACAACTCGCCGTGATACTTCAGTTGGTGTAAGACCTTCTGAAACTGGTGTTGTAGATACTGTAATCATGACTCAGTCAAATGAAGGTGGCAAAATGTACAAAGTACGTGTTCGTGATATGCGAGCACCAGAAATTGGAGACAAATTTGCAGCAAGACATGGACAAAAAGGTGTACTTGGAATACTGGCCAAAGCCGAAGATCTTCCATACACTGCAGAAGGATTATCACCAGATGTATTAATAAATCCACATGCGTTTCCCTCTAGAATGACTGTTGGTATGTTTATGGAATCTATCACTGGTAAGGCAGCTGCACTCCGAGGTAGTCAATTTGATGGTTCTGCATTTGTTGGTGAAAAGATGGATGAGGTCCGTAAAATAATGGAAGTTTCTGGTTTCAAATATTCTGGTAAAGAAGTAATGTATGATGGAAGAACAGGTAAACAATTCCCAGTTGAGGTATTCATCGGAGTTGTATATTATCAAAAATTGCATCACATGGTAGCTGACAAGATTCATGCCAGAGCTAGAGGTCAAGTACAAATGTTAACAAAGCAACCTACCGAAGGTAGAGCACGAGGCGGTGGTCTTCGATTTGGCGAAATGGAACGTGACTGTATAATTGCCTATGGTGCATCTATGATACTCAAAGATCGATTACTTGATGAATCAGACAAATCTGACATTTATGTCTGTGAGAGATGTGGTCTAGTTGCATACCATGATGTAAAACAACGCAAGTATGTCTGCAGAGTCTGTGGTGATAAATCCAAAGTATCTTCTGTATCTGTTGCATATGCATTTAAATTATTGCTACAAGAAATGCAAAGTCTCAACGTTGCGCCTAGATTGATAATTCAGGAGAAGATTTAA
- the larE gene encoding ATP-dependent sacrificial sulfur transferase LarE, with protein MTKLNVLTSWFKDKNSCMVSLSGGVDSALVAYAAHTTLGNNSIAVTADYKTLSQEELKSSKRICKEIGIKQIIIEYDELENENFVINDNTRCFHCRTELATHLRTVADENHIDVIVDGTNVDDMQEYRPGIAAMKDGLIQSPLLDTGFTKKDVRTTAKQVGLSIHDRPSNSCLASRIPWGQRINNEQLLRIDLGETMIKQVVQVKQLRVRDLGGNARIDMDFDDLCLLSDAKKNIISTKLKMLGFKTVSFNSKGYSTGNVNVV; from the coding sequence ATGACAAAACTAAATGTCCTTACAAGTTGGTTTAAAGACAAAAATTCCTGCATGGTGTCTCTATCTGGAGGTGTGGATAGTGCTTTGGTCGCATACGCGGCCCACACTACTCTTGGGAATAATTCCATAGCTGTTACTGCTGATTATAAAACACTCTCACAAGAAGAGCTGAAATCTTCAAAAAGAATCTGTAAAGAGATTGGAATTAAACAAATTATTATAGAGTATGATGAATTAGAAAACGAAAATTTTGTAATTAATGATAATACTCGTTGTTTTCATTGTAGAACTGAACTTGCTACACATTTACGTACTGTTGCAGACGAAAATCATATTGATGTGATTGTAGATGGCACTAATGTAGACGATATGCAAGAGTATCGTCCAGGAATTGCTGCCATGAAAGATGGTTTGATTCAGAGTCCACTACTTGACACTGGTTTTACAAAAAAAGATGTACGAACAACTGCCAAACAAGTTGGATTATCTATTCATGATAGACCATCAAACTCGTGTCTTGCATCACGAATTCCGTGGGGTCAGAGAATTAATAATGAACAATTGTTACGTATTGATCTTGGCGAGACTATGATTAAACAAGTTGTTCAGGTAAAGCAATTACGTGTACGTGATCTTGGTGGTAACGCACGAATAGATATGGATTTTGATGATCTATGTCTACTAAGTGATGCTAAAAAAAATATTATATCGACTAAACTGAAGATGCTTGGGTTCAAAACAGTCTCTTTTAATTCTAAAGGGTACAGTACTGGAAATGTAAATGTGGTTTAG
- a CDS encoding DNA-directed RNA polymerase subunit A', which produces MSVQTIKFIRAIKFSVWSPTEIRKYSVAEITAPETYDEDGISVQGGLMDGRLGVLEPGQKCLSCGNTAARCPGHFGHIELAEPVLHIAFIENIHKLLLSTCWSCSRLKVSPSELENFSKILKKEAAYTIVSQKRIPEMILEKSRKSKDCPHCGKIQRELIFTKPTIFIEREEGNEHRLLPITVRSRFTQILDENLKLLGYDPTTARPEWFILQTLPVPPVTVRPSIVLETGIRSEDDLTHKMVDIIRVNQRLKESKEAGTPPLIVQDLVDLLQYHITTYFDNEVSGIPQAHHRSGRPLKTLTQRLKGKEGRFRGSLSGKRVDFSSRTVISPDPNLNLSEVGVPKIVAMKLTIPEVVTEWNIERMKQLVVNGPAIFPGVNYIVRPDGVKIRLDFVEDRSVIADTLDIGYLVERHLNNGDIVMFNRQPSLHQMSIMAHYVHVLPGKTFRLHPSVCPPYNADFDGDEMNLHVPQSEEARAEAILLMRVQDQLISPRYGGPIIGGLRDFITGSYLLTKDGTTLGLEEFSNYAMLGGYDGPLPKPDSTDKQGNPAYTGKQLFSLFLPSDFNYVITSKWSKGTKGPQKDVVIKNGILLSGVIDKSSIGAEEPESVLHRITKDYGNSDAKKFLNSILIIVKQFITHYGFSYGYADLELSEKIRKEILDGIDSTYDQIYDLIAQAKKGTLKLTRGLSPDETLEAYIVNELSKARDLAGSTADKNFDHSNAGRIMATTGARG; this is translated from the coding sequence ATGTCCGTACAAACTATCAAATTTATTCGTGCGATAAAATTTTCTGTTTGGTCCCCAACTGAAATACGCAAATATTCTGTTGCTGAAATTACAGCTCCGGAAACATATGATGAAGATGGTATCTCAGTTCAAGGTGGATTGATGGATGGTCGTCTTGGTGTTTTAGAACCAGGACAAAAATGTCTTTCGTGCGGTAATACTGCTGCTAGATGTCCTGGACACTTTGGACACATTGAACTTGCCGAACCCGTACTACACATTGCATTTATTGAAAATATTCATAAATTATTATTATCTACATGTTGGTCATGCTCACGTCTAAAAGTAAGTCCATCAGAATTGGAAAATTTTTCCAAGATTTTAAAGAAAGAGGCAGCATATACTATTGTCTCTCAAAAACGTATTCCAGAAATGATTCTAGAGAAATCTAGAAAATCCAAAGACTGTCCACATTGTGGTAAAATACAACGTGAATTGATCTTTACAAAACCTACAATATTCATTGAACGTGAAGAGGGAAATGAACATAGACTCTTACCAATAACTGTACGATCTAGATTCACTCAGATATTAGATGAAAATCTAAAATTATTGGGATATGATCCTACAACTGCACGCCCAGAATGGTTTATCCTACAAACTTTACCTGTTCCACCAGTTACAGTGCGCCCATCAATTGTATTGGAAACTGGTATTCGTTCTGAAGATGATTTAACACACAAGATGGTAGATATCATTCGTGTTAATCAAAGACTCAAGGAGAGTAAAGAGGCAGGAACTCCACCACTAATTGTACAGGATCTAGTAGATCTTTTACAATATCATATAACAACTTACTTTGATAATGAAGTGTCTGGAATCCCTCAAGCTCATCATCGTTCTGGTAGACCACTGAAAACACTAACTCAAAGACTCAAAGGCAAAGAGGGACGCTTTCGTGGTTCATTGTCTGGAAAACGTGTAGATTTCTCCAGTAGAACTGTAATTTCTCCTGATCCAAATCTAAATCTCTCGGAAGTGGGTGTGCCAAAAATTGTAGCCATGAAACTTACTATTCCTGAGGTTGTTACTGAATGGAATATTGAAAGAATGAAACAACTAGTAGTTAACGGCCCTGCTATATTTCCCGGAGTAAACTATATCGTGCGTCCAGACGGAGTAAAAATTCGTCTTGATTTTGTAGAAGATCGTTCTGTAATTGCAGATACACTTGATATTGGTTACCTTGTAGAGCGTCATTTGAACAATGGTGACATTGTAATGTTTAACCGACAACCCTCTCTTCACCAAATGTCAATCATGGCTCATTATGTACATGTATTGCCTGGTAAGACATTCAGACTCCATCCATCAGTCTGTCCTCCTTATAATGCAGATTTTGATGGAGATGAGATGAATCTACATGTGCCACAGAGTGAAGAGGCCAGAGCAGAGGCCATACTCTTGATGCGTGTACAAGATCAATTAATTTCCCCACGATATGGTGGTCCAATTATTGGTGGTCTGCGTGATTTCATCACTGGATCATATCTGTTAACTAAAGATGGTACTACACTTGGACTAGAAGAATTTTCAAATTATGCAATGCTCGGTGGTTATGATGGTCCACTTCCTAAACCTGATTCTACTGATAAACAAGGTAATCCTGCATATACTGGTAAACAGTTATTCTCTTTATTTCTTCCATCCGACTTTAACTATGTCATTACATCAAAGTGGTCTAAAGGAACAAAAGGTCCTCAAAAAGATGTAGTAATTAAAAATGGTATTCTTCTTAGTGGAGTTATTGATAAATCATCAATCGGTGCTGAAGAACCTGAAAGTGTACTTCACCGTATAACTAAAGATTATGGTAACTCTGATGCTAAAAAATTCCTAAATTCTATATTAATTATAGTAAAACAATTTATCACTCATTATGGATTTAGTTATGGTTATGCTGATCTAGAATTATCTGAAAAAATACGTAAAGAGATTCTAGATGGTATTGACTCTACTTATGATCAAATATATGATTTAATTGCACAAGCAAAGAAAGGTACACTAAAACTTACACGTGGACTATCTCCAGATGAAACTCTAGAGGCGTATATAGTCAATGAGTTATCCAAAGCTCGTGATTTAGCTGGAAGTACAGCTGACAAGAATTTTGATCATAGCAACGCCGGTAGAATAATGGCAACAACAGGTGCCCGTGGCTAA
- a CDS encoding NusA-like transcription termination signal-binding factor, which yields MTQSIKLTSDQLGLLSAFQRITHITAYDCIDDTERDRIIFVVNNKDLGLAIGKGGVTIKKLIHSIKRNVELVEYNKSPEIFIKNILGSKYVHKVVVNERLDGSMQAIATVDAQNKGLVVGMEGRHIKKARLMAARHFGINHIAIDTSLDIMEDEE from the coding sequence ATGACACAATCTATAAAATTAACTTCTGATCAGTTGGGGTTGTTATCGGCGTTTCAAAGAATAACTCACATAACTGCCTATGATTGTATCGATGACACAGAGCGTGACAGAATCATTTTCGTGGTAAATAATAAAGATCTTGGTCTTGCTATTGGCAAGGGTGGTGTTACAATAAAGAAATTAATACACTCTATAAAGAGAAATGTTGAATTGGTTGAATATAATAAATCTCCTGAAATTTTTATCAAGAATATCTTGGGTTCAAAATATGTACATAAAGTAGTAGTGAATGAAAGGCTCGATGGCTCCATGCAAGCAATAGCTACGGTAGATGCACAAAATAAAGGTCTAGTAGTAGGCATGGAAGGCCGTCATATCAAAAAAGCCAGACTCATGGCAGCTAGACATTTTGGAATCAATCATATTGCAATAGATACATCTCTAGATATTATGGAGGATGAAGAATAA
- a CDS encoding DNA-directed RNA polymerase subunit H has protein sequence MKVFCTVKKNPIIVPDHVYVPKHEILTLEEAKAVLKQYNCKATELPLIYANDPAIVSLGVRPGDLIKITHKSATAGQSLYYRYAVEVP, from the coding sequence ATGAAGGTGTTTTGCACGGTTAAGAAAAACCCAATAATTGTACCAGATCATGTTTATGTTCCAAAACATGAAATTCTTACTTTAGAAGAGGCAAAAGCTGTATTGAAACAGTATAATTGTAAAGCTACAGAATTACCATTAATTTATGCCAATGATCCTGCTATAGTTAGTCTTGGTGTAAGACCCGGTGATTTAATAAAAATAACGCACAAAAGCGCTACTGCTGGTCAAAGCTTGTACTATAGATATGCGGTGGAAGTTCCATGA
- a CDS encoding ribosomal L7Ae/L30e/S12e/Gadd45 family protein yields MAKLLEKALRDAIKEDQYILGTKQVLSSLDKSKFVIVSTSVPEKIRVKLNEMVKKSKIPILDYKGTSVALGRLCGLQFHVSTVSLLTTNESSVHAILGEANE; encoded by the coding sequence TTGGCAAAATTGTTAGAGAAAGCATTACGTGATGCTATAAAAGAAGATCAATACATACTCGGTACTAAACAAGTTTTATCATCTCTTGATAAATCCAAATTTGTAATTGTGTCTACATCTGTACCTGAGAAAATAAGAGTTAAACTAAATGAAATGGTTAAAAAAAGTAAAATTCCCATTTTAGACTACAAGGGTACGTCAGTTGCATTAGGACGTCTTTGTGGACTGCAATTTCATGTATCTACTGTATCTCTTTTAACTACAAACGAATCTAGTGTTCATGCTATTCTAGGTGAAGCTAATGAGTAA
- a CDS encoding cysteine desulfurase family protein: MIYLDNAASTAIHPDVLDAMRPYFTQEYGNPSSIHRSGRVSRRAIFDAREQISKLIGSTHDEILFTSGGTESNNMVFNIVSGGKKRHVVTSSIEHESVLQPCKKLESIGFDVTYLPVDEYGIINTEMIHDAIRDDTCLVSVMFANNEVGTVQNIRDIGKLCKRYNVSFHTDATQALGKIPIDVHDLCINLMSISSHKIHGPKGVGALYVQNDLEILPLILGGGQENGMRSGTENVSGIVGFGTACKIAMENMSKNIQAMMSMRNKLNDKIQSTLKHIEYNGHPTQRLPNNSHFTFLGLNGEDFIVKLDENHISASTGSACSLISQQESHVLKAMNLSYEQILGSLRLTVSSLNTLEEMEKASDILISTVNDLRRVSPYREKYGF; this comes from the coding sequence ATGATTTACCTAGATAACGCCGCATCTACAGCTATTCATCCTGATGTACTTGACGCGATGCGACCATACTTTACACAAGAGTATGGAAATCCATCTTCAATTCATAGATCTGGTCGTGTATCGAGAAGAGCAATATTTGATGCGCGTGAACAAATTTCAAAATTAATAGGTTCAACCCATGACGAAATTTTATTCACTTCTGGTGGCACAGAATCCAACAATATGGTATTCAATATTGTTTCTGGGGGTAAAAAGAGACATGTTGTTACAAGTAGTATCGAGCATGAATCTGTTTTACAACCTTGTAAAAAACTCGAATCTATTGGTTTTGATGTTACATATCTGCCTGTAGATGAATACGGAATTATTAACACAGAGATGATACATGATGCCATACGTGATGATACGTGTCTTGTGAGTGTAATGTTTGCAAATAATGAAGTTGGAACCGTACAAAATATTAGAGATATTGGAAAATTATGTAAAAGATATAATGTATCATTTCACACTGATGCTACACAAGCTCTTGGGAAAATCCCAATAGATGTACATGATTTATGTATTAATTTAATGTCAATATCTTCACACAAAATTCACGGTCCCAAAGGCGTTGGCGCGTTGTATGTACAAAATGATCTAGAAATTTTACCATTAATTTTAGGTGGTGGTCAAGAAAATGGTATGCGCTCTGGTACAGAAAATGTATCAGGTATAGTCGGTTTTGGAACTGCCTGTAAAATTGCTATGGAAAATATGTCAAAAAATATACAAGCAATGATGTCTATGCGCAATAAATTAAATGATAAAATTCAAAGCACACTAAAACACATAGAGTATAACGGTCATCCTACACAACGACTCCCAAACAATTCTCATTTTACATTTTTAGGATTAAATGGTGAAGATTTTATTGTCAAATTAGATGAAAATCATATATCTGCATCTACTGGCTCTGCATGTTCTTTGATATCTCAACAAGAATCTCATGTTTTAAAAGCTATGAATTTATCATATGAACAGATCTTAGGTTCATTACGTCTGACAGTGAGTTCTTTGAATACACTTGAGGAGATGGAAAAAGCATCTGATATACTAATTAGTACTGTAAATGATCTACGACGTGTATCGCCATATCGTGAAAAATATGGATTTTAA